The proteins below are encoded in one region of Enhydrobacter sp.:
- a CDS encoding glutamate-5-semialdehyde dehydrogenase — MSYTGAAMNVETKPVEDVVTIVAALGRRAKAAAAALRNAATEAKNRALVEAARLIRAEKAAILAANARDIEAARAAGMRSALQDRLLLNEARIEGMAKGLDDIVALPDPVGAEIERWQRPNGLAISRVRVPIGVIGVIYEARPNVTADAGALCIKSGNVVVLRGGSDSFHSSRSIVELLRRALETAGLPEDCVQLVPTTDRAAVGELLKAMDWLDLIVPRGGRSLIDRVTQESRVPVLRHYDGICHVYVDRDADAGMARDLVANAKMRRVSVCGAAETLLIDRAALDTHLGPVLARLHELGCEVRGDAEVRKRDAKALPATEKDWRTEYLEPIISVATVDGVAGAIRHIATYGSQHTEAIVTDNQATADRFLKEVDSAIVMHNASTQFADGGEFGLGAEIGISTNRMHARGPVGLVELTTYKNVVRGKGTLRP; from the coding sequence ATGAGCTATACTGGGGCGGCGATGAACGTCGAGACGAAGCCTGTAGAAGACGTTGTCACGATCGTGGCGGCCCTCGGCCGGCGCGCGAAGGCGGCGGCGGCCGCGTTGCGCAATGCCGCGACCGAGGCCAAGAATCGCGCCCTCGTCGAGGCGGCGCGGCTGATCCGCGCCGAGAAGGCGGCGATTCTCGCCGCCAATGCGCGCGACATCGAGGCCGCGAGGGCGGCCGGCATGAGGAGCGCCCTGCAGGATCGCCTGCTGCTGAACGAGGCGCGCATCGAGGGCATGGCCAAGGGCCTCGACGATATCGTCGCGCTGCCCGATCCGGTCGGCGCCGAGATCGAGCGCTGGCAGCGGCCGAACGGCCTCGCGATCAGCCGCGTGCGCGTGCCGATCGGCGTGATCGGCGTGATCTACGAGGCCCGGCCCAATGTCACCGCCGACGCCGGCGCGCTCTGCATCAAGTCGGGCAACGTGGTCGTGCTGCGCGGCGGCTCCGACAGCTTCCATTCCTCGCGCTCGATCGTCGAGCTCCTGCGGCGGGCGCTCGAGACGGCAGGCCTGCCCGAGGACTGCGTGCAGCTCGTGCCGACGACCGACCGCGCCGCCGTGGGCGAGCTCCTGAAGGCGATGGACTGGCTCGATCTGATCGTGCCGCGCGGCGGCCGCTCGCTGATCGATCGCGTCACGCAGGAAAGCCGCGTGCCGGTGCTGCGCCACTACGACGGCATCTGCCATGTCTATGTCGACCGCGACGCCGATGCCGGCATGGCGCGCGATCTCGTCGCCAACGCCAAGATGCGGCGCGTGAGCGTGTGCGGCGCCGCCGAGACGCTGCTGATCGACCGCGCGGCGCTCGACACGCATCTCGGGCCCGTGCTCGCCAGGCTGCACGAGCTGGGCTGCGAGGTGCGCGGCGATGCCGAGGTCCGCAAGCGCGATGCGAAGGCGCTGCCCGCCACGGAGAAGGACTGGCGCACCGAGTATCTCGAGCCGATCATTTCCGTCGCCACGGTCGACGGCGTCGCGGGCGCGATCCGCCACATCGCGACCTACGGCAGCCAGCACACCGAGGCGATCGTCACCGACAACCAGGCCACCGCCGACCGCTTCCTGAAGGAAGTCGACAGCGCCATCGTGATGCACAATGCCAGCACCCAGTTCGCCGACGGCGGCGAGTTCGGGCTGGGGGCGGAGATCGGCATCTCGACCAACCGCATGCATGCCCGCGGCCCTGTCGGCCTGGTCGAGCTCACGACCTACAAGAACGTCGTGCGCGGCAAGGGCACCCTGCGCCCATGA
- the obgE gene encoding GTPase ObgE has product MKFLDQAKIYIRSGNGGAGCVGFRREKFIEFGGPDGGDGGRGGDVIAECVDGLNTLIDYRYAQHFKAETGHHGMGSQRTGARGKDIVLRLPRGTQILDEDKETLLADLTEVGQRVVLAKGGDGGYGNLHYKSSTNRAPRRADKGWPGEERWIWLRLKLIADIGLVGLPNAGKSTFLSATSNARPKIADYPFTTLHPGLGVVKAGDREFVMADIPGLIEGAHEGAGLGTRFLGHVERCRALLHLVDGTQEDVVGAYRTVRAELRAYGGTLARKKEIVALNKADAMTEQDIEAKRAALAKASRKTVSVISGVSGQGVQPLLHELMKLVDKERDGAREAA; this is encoded by the coding sequence ATGAAGTTCCTCGACCAGGCCAAGATCTACATCCGCTCCGGCAACGGCGGGGCGGGCTGCGTGGGCTTTCGCCGCGAGAAGTTCATCGAGTTCGGAGGCCCAGACGGCGGCGACGGCGGGCGCGGCGGCGACGTGATCGCCGAATGCGTCGATGGCCTCAACACGCTGATCGATTACCGCTACGCCCAGCACTTCAAGGCCGAGACCGGCCATCACGGCATGGGCAGCCAGCGCACCGGCGCCAGGGGCAAGGACATCGTGCTGCGCCTGCCGCGCGGCACACAGATCCTCGACGAGGACAAGGAGACGCTGCTGGCCGATCTCACCGAGGTCGGCCAGCGCGTCGTGCTGGCCAAGGGCGGCGACGGCGGCTACGGCAACCTGCACTACAAGAGCTCGACCAACCGCGCGCCGCGCCGTGCCGACAAGGGCTGGCCGGGCGAGGAGCGCTGGATCTGGCTGCGGCTGAAGCTGATCGCCGATATCGGCCTGGTCGGCCTGCCCAACGCCGGCAAGTCGACCTTCCTCTCGGCGACCTCGAACGCGCGGCCCAAGATCGCCGACTATCCCTTCACGACCCTGCATCCCGGCCTCGGCGTGGTGAAGGCGGGCGACCGCGAGTTCGTGATGGCCGACATCCCGGGACTGATCGAGGGCGCGCACGAAGGCGCGGGTCTCGGCACGCGCTTCCTCGGCCATGTCGAGCGCTGCCGCGCGCTGCTGCATCTCGTCGACGGCACGCAGGAGGATGTCGTGGGCGCCTACCGCACGGTGCGGGCCGAGCTCAGGGCCTATGGCGGCACGCTCGCCCGCAAGAAGGAGATCGTGGCGCTCAACAAGGCGGACGCCATGACCGAGCAGGACATCGAGGCGAAGCGCGCGGCGCTTGCCAAGGCGAGCCGCAAGACGGTCAGCGTGATCTCCGGCGTCTCGGGCCAGGGCGTGCAGCCCCTGCTGCACGAGTTGATGAAGCTGGTCGACAAGGAGCGCGACGGCGCCAGGGAAGCGGCATGA
- a CDS encoding peptidoglycan-binding protein, whose amino-acid sequence MQTTPGTRPSEEVRSVLSAGTRLYDYEIVSVLSQSGFSVTYLAQDTTLDCKVAIKEYLPMALALRQGSTNVVPRSTGLSELFVQERKRFVDEGCALARLGETRGIVRIDDLLETNGTAYLVMELAKGETLRQRLWHEKHLPPRIVERVLSALLAGLEKVHAAGLLHHDIKPASIILDSWGNPTLIGFCSRVPTTGRTPAMAAAFTPDYAAPEQFTAAKQGPWTDIYGLSATLHHAITGAPPPIASDRVRDDAYQPLARSLPTGFAWDLLNGVDAGLRVRPGDRPQSIAAWRGTLPPLRTSDGPASFALHHLAVARQATTMHPGLWTWPVAAIVGALVVSEGSFRPMASIGAIDVAQRSAAVELPLQRPLNDALSHLAVAQDAVVETTASRADDKPLFKDTERTATTETLVNAMAARGEADERTPQMRPEQESPDPESPVTEAARRMAEAVGRAAAQETTRDEAAAETPRRPEASTVPPIASGPATEAALSLSEQERVRVQAALTALGHEVPTTGYFGPITRSMITLWQKSQGLPETGFLDRSQLAALFAMEEKKLEAPRAEAALSLSDQDRKEVQAALTALGHEVPSTGYFGPITRRMITAWQKTQGLATTGYLTGVELTALRQQAGAGPAKDQARR is encoded by the coding sequence ATGCAGACCACGCCAGGGACGCGACCCAGCGAGGAAGTGCGCAGCGTACTGTCGGCCGGTACGCGGCTGTACGACTATGAGATCGTCTCGGTGCTCAGCCAGAGCGGCTTCAGCGTCACCTACCTCGCGCAGGACACGACCCTCGATTGCAAGGTGGCCATCAAGGAATACCTGCCGATGGCGCTTGCCCTGCGCCAAGGAAGCACGAACGTCGTGCCGCGCTCGACCGGGCTGTCCGAGCTGTTCGTACAGGAGCGCAAGCGCTTCGTCGACGAGGGCTGTGCGCTCGCCAGGCTCGGCGAGACACGCGGCATCGTGCGCATCGACGATCTGCTCGAGACCAACGGCACGGCCTACCTGGTCATGGAGCTGGCGAAAGGCGAAACGCTTCGCCAGCGGCTGTGGCACGAGAAGCATCTGCCGCCCCGCATTGTCGAGCGCGTGCTTTCTGCCCTGCTCGCCGGATTGGAGAAGGTGCATGCGGCGGGCTTGCTGCACCATGACATCAAGCCGGCCAGTATCATCCTCGACTCCTGGGGCAATCCGACATTGATCGGCTTCTGCTCGCGCGTGCCGACGACCGGCCGCACGCCTGCGATGGCCGCCGCCTTCACGCCGGACTACGCCGCACCCGAGCAGTTCACCGCGGCCAAACAGGGCCCCTGGACTGATATCTACGGCCTGTCGGCGACGCTCCATCACGCGATCACCGGCGCGCCGCCGCCGATCGCCTCCGACCGCGTGCGCGACGATGCCTATCAGCCGTTGGCCAGATCGCTGCCGACGGGCTTCGCCTGGGACCTGCTGAACGGCGTCGATGCCGGTCTGAGGGTGCGTCCCGGCGACCGGCCGCAATCAATCGCGGCCTGGCGCGGGACTCTGCCGCCGCTCAGGACGAGCGACGGACCGGCGAGCTTCGCGCTGCATCACCTGGCCGTCGCAAGACAGGCCACCACAATGCACCCCGGGCTCTGGACCTGGCCCGTGGCGGCGATCGTCGGCGCGCTTGTCGTGTCCGAGGGTAGCTTCAGGCCGATGGCCTCCATCGGCGCGATCGACGTGGCACAGCGCTCGGCCGCGGTCGAGCTGCCGCTGCAGAGGCCGCTGAACGACGCGCTGTCCCATCTGGCGGTTGCGCAAGATGCTGTCGTCGAGACGACGGCATCGAGGGCCGACGACAAGCCGCTGTTCAAGGACACCGAGCGGACGGCGACCACCGAGACGCTGGTCAACGCCATGGCGGCGCGCGGCGAGGCGGACGAGAGGACGCCGCAGATGCGCCCCGAGCAGGAGAGCCCAGATCCGGAATCCCCGGTGACGGAAGCGGCTCGCCGGATGGCCGAAGCCGTGGGGCGCGCCGCGGCACAGGAAACAACCCGCGACGAGGCGGCCGCGGAGACGCCTCGCCGACCGGAAGCTTCGACGGTACCGCCGATTGCAAGTGGGCCAGCGACGGAAGCCGCGTTGAGCCTGTCCGAGCAGGAGCGCGTGCGGGTGCAAGCGGCCCTGACGGCGCTCGGCCATGAAGTTCCCACCACGGGTTATTTCGGTCCGATCACCCGTTCGATGATCACCCTCTGGCAGAAGAGCCAGGGCCTGCCGGAAACGGGCTTCCTCGATCGATCCCAGCTCGCCGCTCTGTTCGCGATGGAGGAGAAGAAACTCGAGGCGCCGCGCGCCGAGGCGGCGCTGTCCTTGTCGGACCAGGATCGCAAAGAGGTGCAGGCAGCCCTGACGGCGCTCGGCCATGAAGTTCCCTCGACGGGCTATTTTGGCCCGATCACCCGGAGAATGATCACGGCCTGGCAGAAGACCCAGGGCCTGGCGACGACAGGCTACCTGACGGGTGTCGAGCTTACCGCCCTTCGCCAGCAGGCCGGCGCCGGACCGGCAAAGGACCAGGCGCGGCGCTAG
- the rpmA gene encoding 50S ribosomal protein L27 gives MAHKKAGGSSRNGRDSDGRRLGVKRFGGQKVLAGNILVRQRGTRMDAGENVGVGRDHTLFATADGVVSFRRRSGGKVEVNVLPAPAPAKMAAE, from the coding sequence ATGGCACACAAGAAAGCAGGCGGCTCCTCGCGCAACGGCCGCGATTCGGACGGTCGGCGGCTCGGCGTGAAGCGCTTCGGCGGCCAGAAGGTGCTGGCCGGCAACATCCTCGTCCGCCAGCGCGGCACCAGGATGGACGCCGGCGAGAACGTGGGCGTCGGCCGCGACCACACGCTGTTCGCCACCGCCGACGGCGTCGTGAGCTTCCGCCGCCGCAGCGGCGGCAAGGTCGAGGTGAACGTGCTCCCGGCCCCGGCTCCGGCCAAGATGGCCGCCGAATAG
- the proB gene encoding glutamate 5-kinase — MTALTSSRRLVVKIGSSILVDEAKGQIRRDWLEALSDDVVRLHKKGCEVVLVSSGAIRLGRAHLGLAAGPLRLEESQAAAATGQIRLAHAYQAALARHGITVAQVLLTLDDSEARRRYLNARQTMATLLGLGAVPVINENDTVATDEIRFGDNDRLGARVAEMISADTLVLLSDVDGLYTGDPRSDAGARHIPEIREITPEIEAMAGAAASALSNGGMVTKLTAGRIAMAAGCRMAIADGRTVGALGALIDGKARCSWFLPDASPLSARKKWIRGSLKSAGVLVVDDGAVRALARGKSLLPAGVTGIDGEFRRGDVVDVKDRTGRTLARGLVAYAAEDARRIAGRKSAEIEKLLGFRGRDEMVHRDDLVVE, encoded by the coding sequence ATGACCGCGCTGACCAGCTCCCGGCGGCTGGTTGTCAAGATCGGCTCCTCGATCCTGGTCGACGAAGCCAAGGGCCAGATCCGGCGCGACTGGCTCGAAGCGCTCAGCGACGACGTGGTGCGACTCCACAAGAAGGGGTGCGAGGTGGTGCTGGTGTCCTCGGGCGCGATCCGGCTCGGTCGCGCCCATCTCGGGCTCGCCGCGGGGCCGCTCCGGCTCGAGGAAAGCCAGGCCGCCGCCGCGACCGGCCAGATCCGGCTCGCCCATGCCTACCAGGCGGCGCTGGCGCGGCACGGCATCACCGTGGCGCAGGTGCTGCTGACGCTCGACGATTCGGAGGCGCGCCGACGCTACCTCAATGCGCGTCAGACCATGGCGACGCTGCTCGGTCTCGGCGCGGTGCCGGTGATCAACGAGAACGACACGGTCGCCACCGACGAGATCCGCTTCGGCGACAACGACCGGCTGGGCGCGCGCGTGGCGGAGATGATCTCGGCCGACACGCTGGTGCTTCTGTCGGACGTCGATGGCCTCTATACCGGCGACCCGCGCAGCGATGCCGGCGCCCGCCACATCCCCGAGATCCGCGAGATCACGCCCGAGATCGAGGCGATGGCGGGCGCCGCCGCCTCGGCCCTCTCCAACGGCGGCATGGTGACTAAGCTGACGGCCGGCCGCATCGCCATGGCCGCCGGCTGCCGCATGGCCATCGCCGACGGACGCACAGTGGGCGCCCTCGGAGCGCTGATCGACGGCAAGGCGCGCTGTAGCTGGTTCCTGCCGGACGCCTCGCCGCTCTCGGCACGCAAGAAGTGGATCAGGGGCTCGCTGAAGTCGGCCGGCGTGCTGGTGGTCGATGACGGGGCCGTGCGCGCGCTCGCGCGGGGCAAAAGCCTGCTGCCGGCCGGCGTCACCGGCATCGACGGCGAGTTCAGGCGCGGCGACGTGGTCGACGTGAAGGACCGCACTGGCCGCACCCTGGCGCGCGGCCTGGTGGCCTATGCCGCCGAGGATGCGCGCCGTATCGCCGGCCGAAAGAGCGCCGAGATCGAGAAACTGCTGGGCTTCCGCGGCCGGGACGAGATGGTCCACCGCGACGACCTCGTGGTCGAATGA